CTGATGACGGTGGTCAACTACTCCGTCCAGGACACCTTCGGGAACAACGAGTTCTTCTGGGCGGGGACACAGTGGTTCGAGGAGGTGCTCGCCTCGGAACGCTTCCATCAGGCCCTGATGCGCAACCTGATCTTCTCGGCGATCGTGCTGGCGATCGAGATCCCGCTCGGGATCGCGGTGGCCCTGACGATGCCGAAGAAGGGCTGGGGCGTCTCGGCCTGCCTCGTCACCATGTCGCTGCCGCTCCTGATCCCGTGGAACGTGGTCGGCACGATCTGGCAGGTGTTCGGACGCGGCGACATCGGCCTGTTCGGCCGGGCCATGAACGCGATCGGCTGGGACTACAACTACGGCCAGGATCCGTTCGACGCCTGGGTCACCGTGATCCTGATGGACGTCTGGCACTGGACCAGCCTCGTGGTGCTGCTCGCCTATGCCGGCCTCGTCTCGATCCCGGACGCCTATTATCAGGCGGCCAAGATCGACGGTGCCTCGCGCTGGGCCGTGTTCCGCTACATCCAGTTCCCCAAGATGGGCCGGGTGCTGCAGATTGCCGTGCTGCTGCGGTTCATGGACAGCTTCATGATCTACACCGAGCCCTTCGTCGTCACCGGCGGCGGCCCCGGTTCGTCGACGACGTTCCTGTCGATCGACCTCGTGAAGACCGCCGTCGGCCAGTTCGACCTCGGCCCGGCCGCCGCGATGTCGATCATCTACTTCCTGATCGTGCTGTTGGTGTCCTGGGTGTTCTTCACCGTCACCACCCACGCGACCGCCGACAAGAGGAGCTGACCCGATGACGACGCTCACCTCCAAGGCGGCCGAGGGCGTTCGCCCCGACGCCGGCCGCCGGGCCGGCGCCCGCAGCGGGTTCAGGCCGTCCGCCCTCGTGCCCGTGCTGTTCGTCGCCTTCCTGCTGGTGCCGGTCTACTGGCTGGTCGCACTCAGCCTGAAGACCAACGAAGAGATCATGAACCGGTTCTCCCTGCTGCCGCAGGCGCCGACGCTGCAGAACTTCCGCGTCATCTTCGGCGATCCGACCTGGTACATGACCTACGTCAACTCGATGACCTACGTGGTCATGAACATGGTCATCGCGGTGGCGGTGGCGCTGCCGGCGGCCTACGCCTTCTCGCGCTACCGCTTCCTCGGCGACAAGCACCTGTTCTTCTGGCTGCTGACCAACCGGATGGCGCCGCCGGCGGTCTTTGTGCTGCCGTTCTTCCAGCTCTACTCGGCCTTCGGCCTGATCGACACGCACATCGCGGTCGCGATCGCGCACTGCCTGTTCAACGTGCCGCTGGCGGTGTGGATCCTGGAAGGTTTCATGTCGGGCGTGCCGAAGGAGATCGACGAGACCGCCTATGTCGACGGCTACTCGTTCCCGACGTTCTTCGTGAAGATCTTCACGCCGCTGATCGCGTCCGGCATCGGCGTCGCTGCCTTCTTCTGCTTCATGTTCTCCTGGGTCGAACTGCTGATCGCCCGCACGCTGACGACCACGGCGGCCAAGCCGATCGCGGCGGCGATGACCCGGACCTCCTCGGCGACCGGCCTCGACTACGGCGTCCTCTGTGCCGCCGGTGTGCTGACGATCATCCCGGGCGCGCTCGTGATCTGGTTCGTGCGCAACTACATCGCCAAGGGCTTCGCCCTGGGGAGGGTGTGATGGTGCTATCCTTCGGCCGGGTGGCGGCGGTGGCCCCCTCTCCCTGTCCCTCCCCCTCCAGGGGGGAGGGGACGCGGTGGCAGGGTTCCGCATCGGGCCCGCACGGCACGCCGTGCCGCCGGGGCCGCGATCGAAGCCCCCACCTGTTCGCGATCGGCTTCCCCATGGTCCCCTCCCCCCTCGAGGGGGAGGGACAGGGAGAGGGGGCGCGCGGCAACCAACTTCGTACACGTCTCGGAGCTTGAACGATGGACTTTTCCTGGATGGCTTGGACGTGGCCGACGGCGATCTTCTTCGTGGTGATCGCGACGCTGATCGCGGGGATGGGCGCGTGGGAGTGGGCGGTGCCGGGTGGCTCGCCGCGGGTCGGGATCCTGCGCTTCGAGACGACGCGCGGCGACCGGCTGTTCATCTCGCTGCTCGGGTCGGCGTTCGTCCACCTCGCCTGGCTCGGCCTCGTCGGGCCGGATCTCTGGTGGGCGACGGCCCTGTCGGTCGCCTGGGCGATCGCGGTGTTCCGCCTCGTGTGAGGCGGCAAGGGATCTACGCGCCGCGTCGCCGGACGGGAGAGCCGGCGGGCGGGGCGATGGAGAACGGGAGACCGGTCCGCCACGGGCCGGGTTCCGGGGGAACCTGACCGTCCGCTCCGGCGGGCGCAAATGGGAGGAGAAACGGTATGAAGAAGCTTCTGCTCGCAACCGCGGCGCTGTCGGTGCTGGCCTCGCCGGCCTTCGCCGACATCGAGGCGGCCAAGAAGTGGATCGACGGGGAGTTCCAGCCCTCGAG
This is a stretch of genomic DNA from Oharaeibacter diazotrophicus. It encodes these proteins:
- a CDS encoding carbohydrate ABC transporter permease; this translates as MTTLTSKAAEGVRPDAGRRAGARSGFRPSALVPVLFVAFLLVPVYWLVALSLKTNEEIMNRFSLLPQAPTLQNFRVIFGDPTWYMTYVNSMTYVVMNMVIAVAVALPAAYAFSRYRFLGDKHLFFWLLTNRMAPPAVFVLPFFQLYSAFGLIDTHIAVAIAHCLFNVPLAVWILEGFMSGVPKEIDETAYVDGYSFPTFFVKIFTPLIASGIGVAAFFCFMFSWVELLIARTLTTTAAKPIAAAMTRTSSATGLDYGVLCAAGVLTIIPGALVIWFVRNYIAKGFALGRV
- a CDS encoding DUF2160 domain-containing protein, giving the protein MDFSWMAWTWPTAIFFVVIATLIAGMGAWEWAVPGGSPRVGILRFETTRGDRLFISLLGSAFVHLAWLGLVGPDLWWATALSVAWAIAVFRLV
- a CDS encoding carbohydrate ABC transporter permease; translation: LMTVVNYSVQDTFGNNEFFWAGTQWFEEVLASERFHQALMRNLIFSAIVLAIEIPLGIAVALTMPKKGWGVSACLVTMSLPLLIPWNVVGTIWQVFGRGDIGLFGRAMNAIGWDYNYGQDPFDAWVTVILMDVWHWTSLVVLLAYAGLVSIPDAYYQAAKIDGASRWAVFRYIQFPKMGRVLQIAVLLRFMDSFMIYTEPFVVTGGGPGSSTTFLSIDLVKTAVGQFDLGPAAAMSIIYFLIVLLVSWVFFTVTTHATADKRS